The Dasypus novemcinctus isolate mDasNov1 chromosome 12, mDasNov1.1.hap2, whole genome shotgun sequence genome includes a window with the following:
- the ZBTB39 gene encoding zinc finger and BTB domain-containing protein 39 — protein sequence MGMRIKLQSTNHPNNLLKELNKCRLSETMCDVTIVVGSRSFPAHKAVLACAAGYFQNLFLNTGLDAARTYVVDFITPANFEKILSFVYTSELFTDLINVGVIYEVAERLGMEDLLRACHSTFPDLESTAVAKPLTSASESHSGTLSCTSAEPTHPLGELRGGGEHFGVDRNCMLPSDAGGSYKEEEKNITGDTNHSLPLPPPPPPKTEHDAPAPFPSVTGMVTQPGLGTISMGIQTNVSSCQPYKVQSNGDFSKNSFFTPDSAIDITSGGNSCLSNSDHSKDPGFGQMDELQLEDLGDDDLQFEDATEEIGTAEEVIELSDDSEDELTFGENDNQENKAMPCQVCKKVLEPNIQLIRQHARDHVDLLTGNCKVCETHFQDRNSRVTHVLSHIGIFLFSCDMCETKFFTQWQLTLHRRDGIFENNIIVHPNDPLPGKLSLFSGAASPELKCAACGKALAKDFHLVRGHILDHLNLKGQACSICDQRHLNLCSLMWHTLSHLGISVFSCSVCANSFVDWHLLEKHMAVHQSLEDALFHCHLCSQSFKSEAAYRYHVSQHKCSSGLDVRPGFGLQHPALQKRKLPAEEFLGEELALQGQPGNSKYSCKVCGKRFAHTSEFNYHRRIHTGEKPYQCKVCHKFFRGRSTIKCHLKTHSGALMYRCTVCGHYSSTLNLMSKHVGVHKGSLPPDFTIEQTFMYIIHSKEAEKNPDS from the coding sequence ATGGGCATGAGGATCAAACTGCAAAGCACCAACCACCCCAACAACCTGCTGAAGGAACTCAACAAGTGCCGGCTGTCGGAGACCATGTGCGATGTCACCATCGTGGTGGGGAGCCGCTCCTTCCCGGCCCACAAGGCTGTGCTGGCCTGCGCGGCTGGCTACTTCCAGAACCTCTTCCTGAATACCGGACTCGATGCCGCCAGGACCTACGTGGTGGACTTCATCACCCCTGCCAATTTTGAGAAGATTCTGAGCTTTGTCTATACATCAGAGCTCTTCACGGACCTGATCAATGTTGGGGTCATCTACGAGGTAGCTGAGCGCCTGGGCATGGAGGATCTCCTCCGGGCCTGTCACTCTACCTTCCCTGACCTGGAGAGCACTGCCGTGGCCAAGCCCCTGACCAGCGCCAGCGAGAGCCACTCTGGTACCCTAAGTTGTACCTCAGCAGAACCCACCCATCCCCTTGGAGAGCTCCGGGGCGGCGGGGAGCACTTTGGTGTTGATAGAAACTGTATGTTGCCCAGTGATGCTGGGGGAAGCtacaaagaagaggagaaaaatattaCTGGTGACACTAACCACAGCCTGCCCCtgccaccgccaccaccaccaaaGACAGAACATGATGCCCCTGCTCCCTTCCCGTCCGTTACTGGGATGGTGACCCAGCCAGGCCTAGGTACCATCAGCATGGGTATCCAGACCAACGTGAGCTCCTGCcagccatacaaagttcaaagcAATGGAGACTTCAGTAAAAACAGCTTCTTTACCCCTGACAGTGCAATAGACATTACCTCTGGGGGCAACTCCTGTCTGAGCAATAGTGACCACTCCAAAGATCCAGGCTTTGGGCAGATGGATGAGCTCCAGCTGGAGGACTTGGGGGATGACGACTTGCAGTTTGAAGATGCCACCGAGGAGATAGGCACAGCTGAAGAGGTGATTGAGCTGAGTGACGACAGTGAGGACGAGCTGACTTTTGGAGAGAATGACAACCAGGAAAATAAGGCCATGCCCTGCCAGGTATGCAAGAAAGTTCTGGAGCCCAATATTCAACTGATCCGACAGCATGCGCGGGACCACGTGGACCTGCTGACAGGCAACTGCAAGGTCTGTGAGACCCACTTTCAGGACCGAAACTCCCGGGTGACCCACGTCCTGTCCCATATtggtatttttctcttctcctgtgaCATGTGTGAAACCAAGTTCTTTACCCAGTGGCAGCTGACCCTCCACCGACGGGATGGGATATTTGAAAACAACATCATTGTCCACCCCAATGATCCCCTGCCCGGGAAGCTGAGTCTGTTTTCAGGGGCAGCCTCTCCTGAGTTGAAATGTGCAGCCTGTGGGAAAGCATTGGCCAAAGATTTCCATCTGGTCCGGGGCCACATCCTCGACCATCTGAACTTGAAGGGCCAGGCCTGCAGCATCTGTGACCAGCGCCACCTCAACCTCTGCAGCCTCATGTGGCACACGCTCTCCCATCTTGGCATTTCAGTCTTCTCCTGCTCTGTCTGTGCCAACAGCTTTGTAGACTGGCATCTCCTGGAGAAGCACATGGCTGTGCACCAAAGCCTGGAAGATGCCCTCTTCCATTGCCACTTGTGCAGCCAGAGCTTCAAGTCAGAGGCTGCCTATCGCTACCACGTCAGCCAGCACAAATGTAGCAGTGGCCTTGATGTACGGCCTGGTTTTGGGCTACAGCATCCAGCACTCCAGAAGCGGAAGCTGCCGGCGGAGGAGTTCCTGGGCGAGGAGCTAGCATTGCAGGGCCAACCAGGGAACAGCAAGTATAGCTGTAAGGTCTGTGGCAAAAGGTTTGCTCACACGAGCGAGTTCAACTACCATCGGCGGATCCATACAGGCGAGAAGCCGTACCAGTGTAAGGTGTGTCACAAGTTCTTCCGAGGCCGCTCGACCATCAAGTGCCACCTGAAAACACACTCGGGGGCCCTCATGTACCGCTGCACGGTCTGCGGCCACTACAGCTCCACCCTTAACCTCATGAGCAAGCACGTTGGTGTGCACAAGGGCAGTCTCCCGCCTGACTTCACCATTGAGCAGACCTTCATGTACATTATCCATTCCAAAGAAGCGGAGAAGAACCCAGACAGCTGA